The Polyangium spumosum DNA segment ACGTGGAGACACTCGCCTCGCGGTGGGCGCACGATCCCGACGTCCGGATCGGCGTCGCGCCGCACAGCGTGCGCGCGGTCCCGCCCGATTGGCTCGGGCCGATCGCGACGTTCGCCGAGGCGCGTGGCCTCATGGTGCACGCGCACGTGGCCGAGCAGCCCGCGGAGATCACGGCGTGCCTCGCGGAGACGGGGAAAAGGCCGGTCGAGCTGCTCGCGGAGCGGGGCGTGCTCTCGCCTCGATTCGTGGCGGTGCACGCGACGCACCTCGCGCCGCACGAGGCGCGCCTGCTCGGCGAGGGCCGCTCCTTCGTTTGCTTGTGCCCGACGACCGAGCGGGACCTCGGCGACGGGTTGCCGGACGTGACGGCGCTCGCGGCCGCGGGGGTGCGGCTCTCGGCGGGGATCGACAGCCATGTCGTGACGGCGCCGCTCGAGGATCTTCGTTGCATCGATCTCGGCGAGCGGCTGCGCACGGGCAAGCGCGTCACGTTGCGCGGGGAAGGCGGGCGGACGCCTGCGGAGGAGCTCTGGCGAATCGGCTCCGAGCTCGGCGCGCTCGCGTGTGGTTTTGCCGATGCGGGGGGCGAGATCGAGGTGGACCTCGAGGCCCCCGAGCTCGCGCTCGTGCGCCCCGAACACCGGCTCGACGCCGTGGTGTACAGCGGCAACGCTGGAATCTTCCGCCACGATTGACTGATCCCCCTGGTCATACGAATGACCACAAGTCGGATGCGGCCGACACGTCGTCATGCATTCGATGCAACTCGATTGCAACATACACCGCAACCCCTGTGGGTTGAGCCACAGCGGCGACGCCTCGATTGGCATAGTCGAGCCAAAGTATCCGCATGTTCGGATATTTACGCGTCCCGCCCCTGGTAAACGTGTGTCCCACCGTCCGAGCTGGGCGCCCGCATGTATCGCAACAAGATTACAATTGATATGATGCCTGGTCATTACGCATCCCGGCATGGATGCGATTTCGAATCGATTTCACTTGAATGAAGTGGCGCGCGCCCTGTACATTGCGGCAGTCCTTTTTTTTCCGACAGCAAAAGGAGAGCCGCATGCGCAATCTTCAGTACACGGTCGTTCTCGGGGGTCTTTTCTCCGCCTTCGCGCTGCTCGGCGCGGGCTGCAGCGCCGATTCGACCGAGATCGGCGAGGGCATCGACGTCGGTTCCGAGACGGAAGCGGCCGGCCTCCCCGTCGTGCGCACCTGCGGCACGAAGGAGCTGACGGCGGAGGAGGCGGAGGCCGTCGAGGCCGAGTTCGAGCAGCTCGCCCCGTGGAAGGACAACTTCAACGCCACCATCGGCGCGAACATCCCCGTCTACTGGCACGTCATCAACAAGGGCTCGGGCATCTCGAACGGCGACATCCCGCAGACGCAGATCGACGCCCAGATCAACGTCCTCAATGCGGCGTACGCGGCCTGGGGCGTGACGTTCACGCTCGCCAGCGTCGACCGCACGACGAACTCGACGTGGTACACGGCGGGCCCGGGCACGACGGCGGAGAGGCAGATGAAGCAGACGCTCCGCAAGGGCACGGCGGAGGCCCTCAACGTCTACAGCTCGAACCCGGGCGGCGGCCTGCTCGGCTGGGCGACGTTCCCCTCGAGCTACGGGAGCAACCCGAAGGACGACGGCGTCGTCCTGCTCTTCTCCTCGGTCCCCGGCGGCTCCGCGGCGCCGTACAACCTCGGCGACACGGGCACGCACGAGGTCGGCCACTGGATGGGCCTCTATCACACGTTCCAGGGCGGCTGCCAGAAGAACAACGACTACGTCTCGGACACGCCGGCCGAGAAGAGCGCGGCGTATGGCTGCCCCACGGGCCGCGACTCCTGCAAGACGTCCTCGGGCGCCGACCCGATCAAGAACTTCATGGACTACACCGACGACGCCTGCATGGACCACTTCACCGCGGGCCAGAGCCAGCGGATGCAGTCCATGTGGAACACGTACCGCAAGGGCAAGTGATCTCCGTCTGACCGTCGGTTGAAAAAGGAAAACCCCGCCTCGGTCCCACCGAGGCGGGGTTTCTCGTTTCGAACGCTGTCGCCGCGAGAGTTACTCCGCGTTGTCCTTCGGGCCTTCGTTGTACGAGCGCGGGCGGTGCTTCGGATCGACGCCGCCGTGCTTCTCGCCGTTGTCGAGCGTGTCGATCGCGAGGTACGCGAGCCACGTCCCGGGGTGCTCCTCGGCGAGCGTGCGCAAGGCGTCCTCGTGCTCCTTCAGCTTCTTCTCGTCCCAGAGGCACTGGAGCCCGAGCGCGATGAGGCCGATCTCGTTCGGGCCCGCGCCGAAGCCCTCCTCGTAATGCGGCCACGCCTCGTCCGGGCGGTGCATGCGGCAGAGCGTGTCGCCGGTATACACGTGCGCCATCGCCCATTTCGGCGCGAGCTCGAGCGCCTTCCGGCTCTCGGCGAGGCGCGTCTCCATGTCCCCACGCGCGCCCTTCATCACCGAAAAATTGAGGTGCGCCTTCGCCGAGTTGGGCACCGCGTCCTTCGTCGCCTCCCAGAACGTGAGGTCGGACCGGTAATCCATGGCGTGGGCATAAGCCTTGACACACTGGAAGGCGAGAAACGCCGAAAAGAGCGCCGGCACGACGTACACGAGCCGCGGGCGCTTCGCGAGGCGCTCGTGCAAGGCCGCGAAGGCGACCGCGAGCACGAGCGAGGTGCCGATGACCGGGAAATACCAGAATCGCTCGGCCCGCACGGTCGGCAGGACAACCGGGATGTTCGAGTGCGGGAAATAACTCACGACGAGCCAAACCAGGCCCACCGCGACGAGCCCGAGCCCGGCGCGCCCGAGCGGGCGGGCCGCGTCGGGAGAATCGGGCGGGACCACGCCGCGCGAGGCGTCGGCGAAGAGGCCAAGCGCGAGCGCGAAGAGGGGCACGGCCAGAATCGCCCAGGGAAAACCACGCACGGTGACGGAGATCCCACGCGATCGCAGGACGAAGACCTCGAGGGGGAAACTCGTGAGCGCGAGCGCGAGGAGCAAAGCCGCGACCGCGGCGAGCCAAGGACGGAACGGCGCGGTTGTCTTGGCGAGCCCGAGCCGCACGATCTCCTTGCGCGCCGCGCGCTCGCGGGCGACGCCGACGATCCACGCGGCGATCCCCGCGAGCGGCGGGCCGATCATGAACAGGCCGCCGAGCACGCTTTCGGGGAAAACGAGGCGATCGGGCGCGGGCTCCTGCGGGAACGAATAATCGCCGCTCAAGGTGCGCGGAAAAACCACCTGCACGAGGCCACGCCAGTAGACGCGCAACGCGCCGGCGACGCGGTGCGGGAAATCGATGCCGGCGAGGGGGTTGTTCAGCGGATCTTTGGGGAGCGGGGCCTGGTGGAACCAGAGCAAAAAGGCGCGCGCGGCCCGCGAGAGGAGCGAGGCGCCTTCGGGCAAGGGCTCGAGCAGCTCCTGCGGGGTCGGCGAGGGGAACCAGCGTTTGCGCAATTCGACGTAGAGGACGAACGCGAAGACGGTGGCCGTGAGCGCGGCGAGCGTGCGCAGGATTCGCGCGGGGCGCTCGGGGTGGAGGTGCGGCGCGAAGACGAGCGCGGCGAAGGGGACGAGCGGGACGCAGACGACGGCGCTCTCCTTGCTGAAGAGGCCGAACAGGAGGGCGAAGAAGACACCCGCGGGCATGAGCCAGCCCGGCAGGGCGAGGGCGAGCAGGGCGAGCAGGGCGCCCATGCCGCCGAAGACGTCGGCGATACCGACGATGCCGCTCACGGCCTCGGTGAGAATGGCGGCGGAGACGAAGATCGCGCCGGCCAGATACGCCGTGCCCCGACGCCGCGTGACCCGGAAGGTCACGAGCGAGAGGAGCGCGCCATTCACGGCGTGGAAGAGGACGTTGTAGAAATGGTGGAAGAAGGGCTGCTTGGAGACGGCCCAGAGCGCGCGCCAGAGGAAATTGGGGACGGGGCGGTAGGAGCCGACGCTGCGATCGGGCGGCAAGCCCCAGAAATCGCGGAAGATGGCGTCGATGTAGCGCAGGCCCCCGGTGGCATTGACGTAAGGATTGGCGAGCAGCGCCTCCTGCTCGTCGAAGATGTAGTTCGTCGTGGGCGCCCGCGTGTAGAGCACCATGCAGAGCAAGATGAAGGGGGCGAGGACCCAGAAAAACCCGGGGTCGTACCCCAGCACGTATTCGCGGCACCAGGTGTAGGCGACACGAAACGGGTTTGTCCGGGGCGCGGGCGCGGGCGCGGGCGCAGGGGAGTTCGGGGGCGCAGCGCCGCTCGCCGGAGCGGAGCCCCCGAGCGTGGAATCGAGGTCGGGATCGCCGGCGCTCACGCTACTCGTCGGAGATGGGCCAGATGTCGCCCCAGAGCGAGGCGCCCCCGTCGATGGGGAACACCGCGCCCGTGATGAAATCGTTACGCTCGCTCGCGAGGAACACGATCACCCGCGCGACCTCGTCCACGTCGCCGAGGCGCTTGAGCGGCGTCGCCTTGCGAGCGCCCTCGAGCATCCCCTCGCCGTATTGCACGGTGCCGCTCGATCGAATGGTGCCCGGCGCGACCGCGTTGACCCGGATTCCGTGCCGGGCCCACTCGACCGCGAGCGTCCGCGTGAGGTTCTCGACGCCCGCGCGCGCGGCGCCGGTGTGCGCCATGCCGGGGAAGCCACGCACGACCTGGGCCGTGACGTTGATGATGCGGCCGCGCTTCTGCGGGATCATGGCCGCGTTCGCGACCTCGCGGGTCATGTAGAACGTGCCGTTCAGGTTGTTGCGGAC contains these protein-coding regions:
- a CDS encoding formimidoylglutamate deiminase, encoding MNESLFLPALATAHSHAFQRAMRGDAQRPGPSGTDDFWSWRTSMYTLANTLTPESIFAIARVAYRELHRAGVRTVGEFHYVHHQPGGAPYEDRVVLADRVIRAAKAEGLRITLLRVIYHRAGAGRPPEGAQRRFSDAELDHALADVETLASRWAHDPDVRIGVAPHSVRAVPPDWLGPIATFAEARGLMVHAHVAEQPAEITACLAETGKRPVELLAERGVLSPRFVAVHATHLAPHEARLLGEGRSFVCLCPTTERDLGDGLPDVTALAAAGVRLSAGIDSHVVTAPLEDLRCIDLGERLRTGKRVTLRGEGGRTPAEELWRIGSELGALACGFADAGGEIEVDLEAPELALVRPEHRLDAVVYSGNAGIFRHD
- a CDS encoding zinc metalloprotease, whose amino-acid sequence is MRNLQYTVVLGGLFSAFALLGAGCSADSTEIGEGIDVGSETEAAGLPVVRTCGTKELTAEEAEAVEAEFEQLAPWKDNFNATIGANIPVYWHVINKGSGISNGDIPQTQIDAQINVLNAAYAAWGVTFTLASVDRTTNSTWYTAGPGTTAERQMKQTLRKGTAEALNVYSSNPGGGLLGWATFPSSYGSNPKDDGVVLLFSSVPGGSAAPYNLGDTGTHEVGHWMGLYHTFQGGCQKNNDYVSDTPAEKSAAYGCPTGRDSCKTSSGADPIKNFMDYTDDACMDHFTAGQSQRMQSMWNTYRKGK
- a CDS encoding tetratricopeptide repeat protein; protein product: MSAGDPDLDSTLGGSAPASGAAPPNSPAPAPAPAPRTNPFRVAYTWCREYVLGYDPGFFWVLAPFILLCMVLYTRAPTTNYIFDEQEALLANPYVNATGGLRYIDAIFRDFWGLPPDRSVGSYRPVPNFLWRALWAVSKQPFFHHFYNVLFHAVNGALLSLVTFRVTRRRGTAYLAGAIFVSAAILTEAVSGIVGIADVFGGMGALLALLALALPGWLMPAGVFFALLFGLFSKESAVVCVPLVPFAALVFAPHLHPERPARILRTLAALTATVFAFVLYVELRKRWFPSPTPQELLEPLPEGASLLSRAARAFLLWFHQAPLPKDPLNNPLAGIDFPHRVAGALRVYWRGLVQVVFPRTLSGDYSFPQEPAPDRLVFPESVLGGLFMIGPPLAGIAAWIVGVARERAARKEIVRLGLAKTTAPFRPWLAAVAALLLALALTSFPLEVFVLRSRGISVTVRGFPWAILAVPLFALALGLFADASRGVVPPDSPDAARPLGRAGLGLVAVGLVWLVVSYFPHSNIPVVLPTVRAERFWYFPVIGTSLVLAVAFAALHERLAKRPRLVYVVPALFSAFLAFQCVKAYAHAMDYRSDLTFWEATKDAVPNSAKAHLNFSVMKGARGDMETRLAESRKALELAPKWAMAHVYTGDTLCRMHRPDEAWPHYEEGFGAGPNEIGLIALGLQCLWDEKKLKEHEDALRTLAEEHPGTWLAYLAIDTLDNGEKHGGVDPKHRPRSYNEGPKDNAE
- a CDS encoding SDR family oxidoreductase, giving the protein MNENEDARPFFAPGLFEGQVAIVTGGGSGIGLAVARELGRLGASIAICGRKPEKIEAGLGALREAGLAEARTLGLPCDIREPAQIEAFVRAVKERFGRVDILVNNAGGQFPSPAEQISPKGFEAVVRNNLNGTFYMTREVANAAMIPQKRGRIINVTAQVVRGFPGMAHTGAARAGVENLTRTLAVEWARHGIRVNAVAPGTIRSSGTVQYGEGMLEGARKATPLKRLGDVDEVARVIVFLASERNDFITGAVFPIDGGASLWGDIWPISDE